One genomic segment of Streptomyces roseifaciens includes these proteins:
- a CDS encoding SRPBCC domain-containing protein, whose amino-acid sequence MEIPSLYGKSEPRGEDSHLLRYELSLPFPKAEVWLAIATPEGLPTWLAAAEPFEQREGGAITLRWLNTDAAGHSTVAPGRVTAWQPQRLAEYTVDIHGRIRFELEDAPASVGGTLLHFTNEFAGPDNVRLDCLAGWHHHFEYLLEALAGRPADWTGWTLERWRKLRAEYELRGTGDPGEPPGGATG is encoded by the coding sequence ATGGAGATCCCCTCCCTGTACGGCAAGTCCGAGCCCCGGGGCGAGGACAGCCACCTGCTGCGCTACGAGCTGTCGCTCCCCTTCCCCAAGGCCGAGGTGTGGCTGGCCATCGCCACCCCCGAGGGCCTGCCGACCTGGCTGGCCGCGGCCGAGCCCTTCGAGCAGCGCGAGGGCGGGGCCATCACCCTGCGCTGGCTGAACACCGACGCGGCCGGGCACTCCACGGTCGCCCCCGGCCGGGTCACCGCCTGGCAGCCGCAGCGGCTGGCCGAGTACACCGTCGACATCCACGGCCGGATCCGCTTCGAGCTGGAGGACGCCCCCGCCAGCGTCGGCGGCACCCTGCTGCACTTCACCAACGAGTTCGCCGGCCCCGACAACGTCCGCCTGGACTGCCTTGCGGGCTGGCACCACCACTTCGAGTACCTCCTGGAGGCCCTCGCCGGCCGGCCCGCCGACTGGACGGGGTGGACCCTCGAACGGTGGCGGAAGCTGCGCGCGGAGTACGAGCTGCGCGGCACCGGCGACCCGGGCGAGCCGCCGGGCGGCGCCACCGGCTGA
- a CDS encoding phosphocholine-specific phospholipase C, whose protein sequence is MPDMTRRRLIGSAAGAVGGAAALSLLPPSVRRAVAAGPARRGSLRDIEHVVLLMQENRSFDHYFGTLKGVRGFADPDAVKLPGGRDVFHQPDEKNPAGYLLPFRLDTQKTSAQAIPSTSHAWAVQHEAWNGGKMDRWMPAHRKADGANGPYVMGYHTREDIPFQFALAETFTLCDNYFCSVLGPTWPNRLYWMTGTIDPGATRGGPVIDNTAPSPYRWTTYAERLQAAGVSWRVYQEEDNYGCNLLEQFAQFKDAKPGDPLYERGMRRLPAGTFEDDARNGRLPAVSWIIPTAAQSEHPRYLPAAGADYVAKKIEAIADNPEVWAKTAFILNYDENDGLFDHVPPPVPPAGTADEFVGKLPIGGGFRVPCLIVSPWTVGGWAAGDAFDHTSVLRFLEVWTGVREPNISAWRRRTFGDLTSAFGFTDKAPRPPRLPADTKEQLDEARWKVAHLPKPTLPGARQQPPEQEKGSRPRR, encoded by the coding sequence ATGCCCGACATGACCCGACGCAGACTCATCGGCTCCGCCGCGGGCGCCGTGGGCGGCGCCGCGGCACTGTCGCTGCTGCCGCCGAGCGTGCGGCGGGCGGTCGCCGCCGGACCGGCCCGGCGCGGCTCGTTGCGCGACATCGAGCACGTGGTCCTGCTCATGCAGGAGAACCGGTCCTTCGACCACTACTTCGGCACCCTCAAGGGCGTACGGGGCTTCGCCGACCCCGACGCCGTCAAGCTGCCGGGCGGCCGCGACGTCTTCCACCAGCCGGACGAGAAGAACCCGGCCGGCTACCTGCTGCCGTTCCGGCTCGACACGCAGAAGACGAGCGCCCAGGCCATCCCGTCCACCAGCCATGCCTGGGCCGTCCAGCACGAGGCGTGGAACGGCGGGAAGATGGACCGCTGGATGCCGGCGCACCGCAAGGCCGACGGCGCGAACGGCCCGTACGTGATGGGCTACCACACGCGCGAGGACATCCCCTTCCAGTTCGCGCTCGCGGAGACCTTCACCCTCTGCGACAACTACTTCTGCTCGGTCCTCGGCCCCACCTGGCCCAACCGGCTCTACTGGATGACGGGCACCATCGACCCCGGTGCCACCCGCGGCGGCCCGGTCATCGACAACACCGCCCCCTCCCCCTACCGCTGGACCACCTACGCCGAGCGGCTGCAGGCGGCGGGCGTCAGCTGGCGCGTCTACCAGGAGGAGGACAACTACGGCTGCAACCTCCTGGAGCAGTTCGCCCAGTTCAAGGACGCCAAGCCGGGCGATCCGCTGTACGAGCGGGGGATGCGCCGGCTGCCCGCGGGCACCTTCGAGGACGACGCCCGGAACGGCCGGCTGCCGGCCGTCTCCTGGATCATCCCGACCGCGGCGCAGTCCGAGCACCCGCGCTACCTGCCGGCCGCCGGCGCGGACTACGTGGCCAAGAAGATCGAGGCCATCGCCGACAACCCCGAGGTGTGGGCGAAGACGGCGTTCATCCTGAACTACGACGAGAACGACGGGCTCTTCGACCACGTGCCGCCGCCGGTCCCCCCGGCGGGCACCGCGGACGAGTTCGTGGGGAAGCTGCCGATCGGCGGCGGCTTCCGGGTGCCGTGCCTGATCGTCTCGCCGTGGACGGTGGGCGGCTGGGCCGCGGGCGACGCCTTCGACCACACCTCGGTGCTGCGCTTCCTGGAGGTGTGGACGGGGGTGCGGGAGCCGAACATCAGCGCCTGGCGCCGCCGCACCTTCGGCGACCTGACCTCGGCCTTCGGCTTCACCGACAAGGCCCCGCGGCCGCCGCGGCTGCCCGCGGACACCAAGGAGCAGCTCGACGAGGCCCGCTGGAAGGTCGCCCACCTGCCCAAGCCCACGCTGCCGGGCGCCCGCCAGCAGCCGCCCGAGCAGGAGAAGGGCAGCCGGCCCCGGCGCTGA
- a CDS encoding PLD nuclease N-terminal domain-containing protein, translating into MLRYLPFLLILALWIYAFVDCLNTPEKEVRGLPKIAWVIVILLFGEVLIGPVAWLIAGRPRAAAGPRGHGRGGERKWVAPDDNPEFLKSLRRDQGDPPPAA; encoded by the coding sequence ATGCTCAGGTATCTGCCGTTCCTGCTGATCCTGGCGCTGTGGATCTACGCCTTCGTGGACTGTCTGAACACCCCGGAGAAAGAGGTCCGCGGCCTGCCGAAGATCGCCTGGGTGATCGTCATCCTGCTCTTCGGCGAGGTGCTGATCGGGCCGGTCGCCTGGCTGATCGCGGGGCGCCCGCGTGCCGCGGCCGGGCCGCGCGGCCACGGGCGGGGCGGCGAGCGGAAGTGGGTCGCGCCCGACGACAACCCCGAGTTCCTGAAGTCCCTCCGGCGCGACCAGGGCGACCCGCCGCCCGCGGCCTGA
- a CDS encoding menaquinone biosynthesis decarboxylase, whose translation MAYDDLRSFLRALERDGDLKRIKAEVDPYLEIGEITDRVNKAGGPALLFENVKGADMPLAMNVFGTDRRLLKALGLTSYDEISDKIGGLLKPELPQGFVGIREAFGKLGSMTHVPPRKIKDAPVQEVVLTGDDVDLDKLPALFTWPEDGGSFFNLGLTHTKHPETGVRNLGLYRLQRHDKRTIGMHWQIHKDSRNHYQVAAKRGERLPVAIAFGCPPAVTYASTAPLPGDIDEYLFAGFVSGKRIEMVDCKTVPLQVPANAEVVVEGWLEPGEMLPEGPFGDHTGFYTPQEPFPALTIDCVTMRKRPLLQSIVVGRPPTEDGPLGRATERFFLPLLKIIIPDIVDYHLPESGGFHNCAIVSIDKKYPKHAQKVMHAIWGAHMMSLTKLIIVVDADCDVHDLHEVSWRALGNTDYARDLTVVEGPVDHLDHASYQQFWGGKAGIDATAKWPEEGYTRDGGWPHMVESDPETAAKVDRRWKEYGL comes from the coding sequence ATGGCTTACGACGACCTTCGCTCGTTCCTCCGGGCGCTGGAGCGCGACGGCGACCTCAAGCGCATCAAGGCGGAAGTCGATCCGTACCTGGAAATCGGTGAGATCACCGACAGGGTGAACAAGGCGGGCGGCCCCGCGCTGCTCTTCGAGAACGTCAAGGGCGCGGACATGCCGCTCGCCATGAACGTCTTCGGGACCGACCGCCGGCTGCTCAAGGCGCTCGGACTGACGTCCTACGACGAGATCAGCGACAAGATCGGCGGACTGCTCAAGCCCGAGCTGCCGCAGGGCTTCGTCGGCATCCGCGAGGCGTTCGGCAAGCTCGGCTCGATGACGCACGTGCCCCCGCGGAAGATCAAGGACGCTCCGGTGCAGGAGGTCGTCCTCACCGGCGACGACGTCGACCTCGACAAGCTGCCGGCGCTCTTCACCTGGCCCGAGGACGGCGGCTCCTTCTTCAACCTGGGCCTGACCCACACCAAGCACCCGGAGACGGGCGTGCGGAACCTGGGCCTGTACCGCCTGCAGCGCCACGACAAGCGCACCATCGGCATGCACTGGCAGATCCACAAGGACAGCCGCAACCACTACCAGGTCGCCGCCAAGCGCGGCGAGCGGCTGCCGGTCGCCATCGCCTTCGGCTGCCCGCCGGCCGTCACCTACGCCTCCACGGCGCCGCTGCCCGGCGACATCGACGAGTACCTCTTCGCCGGCTTCGTCTCCGGCAAGCGCATCGAGATGGTCGACTGCAAGACCGTTCCGCTGCAGGTCCCCGCCAACGCCGAGGTCGTCGTCGAGGGCTGGCTGGAGCCGGGCGAGATGCTCCCGGAGGGCCCCTTCGGCGACCACACCGGCTTCTACACGCCGCAGGAGCCGTTCCCGGCGCTGACGATCGACTGCGTGACGATGCGCAAGCGGCCGCTGCTGCAGTCCATCGTGGTCGGCCGCCCGCCGACGGAGGACGGCCCGCTGGGCCGGGCCACGGAGCGGTTCTTCCTGCCCCTGCTGAAGATCATCATTCCGGACATCGTGGACTACCACCTGCCGGAGTCCGGCGGCTTCCACAACTGCGCGATCGTCTCGATCGACAAGAAGTACCCCAAGCACGCGCAGAAGGTCATGCACGCGATCTGGGGCGCGCACATGATGTCGCTGACCAAGCTGATCATCGTGGTGGACGCGGACTGCGACGTGCACGACCTGCACGAGGTGTCCTGGCGGGCCCTCGGCAACACGGACTACGCCCGCGACCTGACGGTCGTCGAGGGCCCGGTCGACCACCTCGACCACGCCTCGTACCAGCAGTTCTGGGGCGGCAAGGCGGGCATCGACGCGACGGCGAAGTGGCCCGAGGAGGGCTACACGCGCGACGGGGGGTGGCCGCACATGGTCGAGTCCGATCCGGAGACGGCGGCGAAGGTCGACCGCAGGTGGAAGGAGTACGGGCTGTGA
- the mqnP gene encoding menaquinone biosynthesis prenyltransferase MqnP, translated as MTSAAEGVLNPGPAPSSGKVKAFLRLVMIEHSVFALPFAYIATLTAMFRTYGNVHWTRLLLVTVAMVGLRTFAMACNRIIDREIDARNPRTANRELVTGAVSVRSAWTGAGIAVFFFLGAAALLNPLCLALAPIAVVPMVVYPYGKRFTDFPHAILGLAQAMGPVGAWLAVTGEWSWEAVVLGLAVGVWIGGFDLIFACQDVMADRAHGVKSTPARFGVPAALHGARVCHVITTGLLAWYGAMTDAGVFFWVGLAVVAGAFLYEHTIVKPHDLSRLNRAFFTVNGFIGIALFVCALLDLVARGLGV; from the coding sequence GTGACGTCCGCAGCGGAAGGGGTCCTCAACCCGGGCCCGGCGCCGTCGAGCGGCAAGGTGAAGGCATTCCTCCGGCTCGTGATGATCGAGCACTCGGTCTTTGCGTTGCCCTTCGCCTACATCGCCACCCTCACCGCGATGTTCCGCACCTACGGCAACGTCCACTGGACGCGGCTGCTGCTGGTCACCGTCGCGATGGTGGGCCTGCGCACCTTCGCGATGGCCTGCAACCGCATCATCGACCGCGAGATCGACGCCCGGAACCCGCGCACCGCGAACCGCGAGCTGGTCACCGGCGCGGTGTCCGTGCGCTCGGCGTGGACCGGCGCCGGGATCGCCGTCTTCTTCTTCCTGGGCGCGGCGGCCCTGCTGAACCCGCTGTGCCTGGCGCTGGCCCCGATCGCGGTCGTGCCGATGGTGGTCTACCCGTACGGGAAACGATTCACCGACTTCCCGCACGCGATCCTGGGCCTGGCCCAGGCGATGGGCCCGGTGGGCGCGTGGCTCGCGGTGACGGGGGAGTGGTCCTGGGAGGCGGTGGTCCTGGGGCTCGCGGTGGGCGTGTGGATCGGCGGCTTCGACCTGATCTTCGCCTGCCAGGACGTGATGGCGGACCGCGCGCACGGGGTGAAGTCGACGCCGGCCCGCTTCGGCGTCCCGGCGGCGCTGCACGGCGCGCGCGTGTGCCATGTGATCACCACGGGCCTGCTGGCCTGGTACGGGGCGATGACGGATGCGGGGGTGTTCTTCTGGGTCGGTCTGGCCGTCGTGGCCGGGGCGTTCCTCTACGAGCACACGATCGTCAAGCCGCACGACCTGTCCCGCCTGAACAGGGCATTTTTCACGGTCAACGGCTTCATCGGCATTGCGCTTTTCGTGTGCGCCCTGCTGGATCTGGTGGCGCGGGGCCTCGGCGTCTAG
- a CDS encoding UbiX family flavin prenyltransferase — protein sequence MEPYERVTQRPERRPWVVGVSGASGTPYAAAVVRGLLAAGEAVDLVVSRASRLTLLDETGIKFRDAHWQDDLREWLALGADGKPHFGEAVLDDVRFWPAGDLAAGPSSGSYPAKGMLIVPASTACVAGVALGLSKDLLQRVASVTLKERRPLVVAVRETPLSGQTLRQLVALDEAGAVVLPASPAFYAGATHIQDLVDFVAGRVLDAAGVPHRLYRRWKGELGGARSPEGD from the coding sequence GTGGAGCCGTACGAACGAGTAACGCAGCGCCCGGAGCGCCGGCCGTGGGTGGTCGGGGTGTCCGGGGCGTCCGGGACGCCGTACGCCGCCGCCGTGGTGCGGGGGCTGCTGGCGGCCGGGGAGGCCGTCGACCTGGTGGTGAGCCGCGCGTCGCGGCTGACGCTGCTGGACGAGACCGGGATCAAGTTCCGCGACGCGCACTGGCAGGACGACCTGCGCGAGTGGCTGGCGCTGGGGGCCGACGGGAAGCCGCACTTCGGGGAGGCCGTCCTCGACGACGTCCGGTTCTGGCCCGCCGGGGATCTCGCCGCGGGGCCGTCGTCCGGCTCGTACCCGGCGAAGGGGATGCTGATCGTCCCGGCGAGCACGGCCTGTGTGGCCGGTGTGGCGCTGGGGTTGTCGAAGGACCTGCTGCAGCGGGTCGCGAGCGTGACGCTGAAGGAGCGGCGGCCGCTGGTCGTCGCCGTGCGGGAGACGCCGCTGAGCGGTCAGACGCTGCGGCAGCTGGTGGCGCTCGACGAGGCGGGCGCAGTGGTGCTGCCCGCCTCTCCGGCGTTCTACGCGGGTGCGACGCACATCCAGGATCTGGTGGACTTCGTCGCGGGGCGGGTGCTCGATGCGGCGGGTGTGCCGCACCGGCTGTACCGCCGGTGGAAGGGAGAGCTGGGTGGTGCGCGCTCCCCGGAGGGGGACTAG
- a CDS encoding Lrp/AsnC family transcriptional regulator, producing the protein MDAVDRQLIQALRENGRASYAELGRLVGLSGPSVTDRINRLEAAGVITGYRATVNAASLGLGVTALIGLQLSDSADHEDVARRLRDLAEIEDCWFIAGDDSYMLKVRVSDVDGLERTIRRLSGTKGVSRTRTTIVLSTKWENRVGELPDEA; encoded by the coding sequence ATGGACGCGGTGGACAGGCAGCTCATCCAGGCCCTCCGGGAGAACGGCCGGGCCTCGTACGCGGAGCTGGGCCGGCTCGTGGGCCTCTCCGGGCCGAGCGTCACCGACCGGATCAACCGCCTGGAGGCGGCCGGCGTCATCACGGGGTACCGCGCGACCGTCAACGCCGCGTCGCTCGGCCTCGGCGTCACCGCCCTGATCGGCCTGCAGCTGTCGGACAGCGCCGACCACGAGGACGTGGCGCGCCGGCTGCGCGACCTGGCCGAGATCGAGGACTGCTGGTTCATCGCGGGCGACGACTCGTACATGCTCAAGGTCCGCGTCAGCGACGTGGACGGCCTGGAGCGCACCATCCGCCGGCTCTCCGGCACCAAGGGCGTGAGCCGCACCCGCACCACGATCGTGCTGTCCACGAAGTGGGAGAACCGGGTCGGCGAACTGCCGGACGAGGCGTAG
- the mqnE gene encoding aminofutalosine synthase MqnE codes for MDAGLKRELEEKVLAGERLTREDGIALYESDDLAWLGGLAHHVRTQKNGDVVHFNVNRHLNMTNVCTASCAYCSFQRKPGEKDAYTMRIEEAVRLAKAMESENLTELHIVNGLHPTLPWRYYPRSLKALKEALPNVSLKAFTATEIQHFEKISGLPADEILDELIDAGLESLTGGGAEIFDWEVRQHIVDHDTHWEDWSRIHRLAHSKGLKGPATMLYGHIEEPRHRVDHVLRLRELQDETGGFHVFIPLRYQHDFVDMKDGKVRNRLQARTTMATGAEALKTFAVSRLLFDNVPHVKVFWVMHGVQTAQLALQHGADDMDGSVVEYKITHDADNYGTPNKLTRDDLLELIREAGFRPVERNTRYEIIREYPGPDASLRESPQPMRV; via the coding sequence ATGGACGCTGGGCTCAAGCGCGAGCTGGAGGAGAAGGTCCTCGCCGGGGAGCGGCTGACCCGTGAGGACGGCATCGCCCTCTACGAGTCCGACGACCTGGCCTGGCTGGGCGGGCTCGCCCACCACGTCCGCACGCAGAAGAACGGCGACGTCGTCCACTTCAACGTCAACCGTCATCTGAACATGACGAACGTGTGCACGGCGTCGTGCGCGTACTGCTCGTTCCAGCGCAAGCCGGGCGAGAAGGACGCGTACACGATGCGCATCGAGGAGGCCGTGCGCCTCGCCAAGGCGATGGAGAGCGAGAACCTCACCGAGCTGCACATCGTCAACGGCCTGCACCCGACGCTGCCCTGGCGCTACTACCCGCGCTCCCTGAAGGCCCTCAAGGAAGCGCTGCCGAACGTCTCGCTGAAGGCCTTCACCGCCACCGAGATCCAGCACTTCGAGAAGATCTCCGGCCTGCCCGCCGACGAGATCCTCGACGAGCTGATCGACGCCGGCCTGGAGTCGCTGACCGGCGGCGGCGCGGAGATCTTCGACTGGGAGGTCCGCCAGCACATCGTCGACCACGACACCCACTGGGAGGACTGGTCGCGCATCCACCGCCTGGCGCACTCCAAGGGGCTCAAGGGCCCGGCGACGATGCTCTACGGCCACATCGAGGAGCCGCGGCACCGCGTCGACCACGTCCTGCGGCTGCGTGAGCTGCAGGACGAGACCGGCGGCTTCCACGTCTTCATCCCGCTGCGCTACCAGCACGACTTCGTGGACATGAAGGACGGCAAGGTCCGCAACCGCCTGCAGGCCCGGACCACGATGGCGACGGGCGCCGAGGCGCTGAAGACCTTCGCGGTCTCGCGGCTGCTGTTCGACAACGTGCCGCACGTCAAGGTGTTCTGGGTGATGCACGGCGTGCAGACCGCGCAGCTCGCCCTGCAGCACGGTGCGGACGACATGGACGGCTCGGTCGTCGAGTACAAGATCACGCACGATGCGGACAACTACGGCACGCCCAACAAGCTGACCCGTGACGATCTGCTGGAGCTGATCCGCGAGGCGGGCTTCCGCCCGGTGGAGCGGAACACCCGCTACGAGATCATCCGCGAGTACCCGGGCCCGGACGCCTCGCTGCGCGAATCGCCGCAGCCGATGCGGGTCTGA
- a CDS encoding DUF4229 domain-containing protein, translated as MSSQKYASLRYTALRFALLIGCFALVYVLCYAHVIPLGVGSSNLMWMVLLSLILSAPLSWVLLRKQRDAMSVQIVERVDRAKDRINSNAAQEDGA; from the coding sequence GTGAGTAGCCAGAAGTACGCGTCGCTCCGTTACACCGCCCTGCGATTCGCCCTGCTCATCGGCTGCTTCGCCCTCGTCTACGTGCTCTGCTACGCGCACGTCATCCCGCTGGGCGTGGGCAGTTCGAACCTCATGTGGATGGTGCTGCTGTCGCTGATCCTGTCGGCGCCGCTGAGCTGGGTGCTGCTGCGCAAGCAGCGCGACGCGATGTCCGTGCAGATCGTCGAGCGCGTGGACCGGGCGAAGGACCGCATCAACTCCAACGCCGCTCAGGAGGACGGGGCGTGA
- a CDS encoding dicarboxylate/amino acid:cation symporter produces the protein MSSTPPSPTASLRGRIPNVPFWAQILLGLVLGALLGWAAKSGDISWLSTTLGKIGDIFVQLLMLVIAPLVFFAILVSITNLRNVSNAARLATRTLMWFMITSLIAVVIGLGIGLLTDPGAGTGLTAADGAEPKKHGSWIDFLTGIVPTDIVTPFTELKVLQIVFMAVVVGIAILKVGEKAQPVLTLSHSVLELLQKALWWVIKLAPLGTLGLVGTAISTYGWNLLSKYATFTADIYVGCAIVMFGVYPLLLAGVAKVNPLQFFKGAWPAIQLAFVSRSSVGTMPLTQKVTERLGVPKEYASFAVPFGSTTKMDGCASIYPAIAAIFVAQVFDVPLEVKDYILIAFVSVIGSAATAGLTGATVMLTLTLSTLGLPMAGVGLLLAIDPIVDMMRTATNVAGQSVVPILVASREGILDRAAYATADGSRLEDGESRVDAQPQPVAA, from the coding sequence TTGTCATCGACACCCCCGTCCCCCACGGCGTCCCTGCGCGGGCGCATACCCAACGTCCCGTTCTGGGCCCAGATCCTGCTCGGTCTCGTCCTCGGCGCCCTGCTCGGCTGGGCCGCCAAGAGCGGTGACATCTCCTGGCTGTCCACCACGCTGGGCAAGATCGGCGACATCTTCGTCCAGCTGCTGATGCTGGTGATCGCGCCGCTGGTGTTCTTCGCGATCCTGGTGTCGATCACCAACCTGCGGAACGTCTCCAACGCCGCCCGGCTGGCCACCCGCACCCTGATGTGGTTCATGATCACGTCGCTGATCGCGGTCGTCATCGGCCTCGGCATCGGCCTGCTCACGGACCCGGGCGCGGGCACCGGCCTGACCGCCGCCGACGGCGCCGAGCCCAAGAAGCACGGCTCCTGGATCGACTTCCTCACCGGGATCGTCCCGACCGACATCGTCACGCCCTTCACCGAGCTCAAGGTCCTGCAGATCGTCTTCATGGCCGTGGTCGTGGGCATCGCGATCCTGAAGGTCGGCGAGAAGGCGCAGCCGGTCCTCACCCTCAGCCACTCCGTGCTGGAGCTGCTGCAGAAGGCCCTGTGGTGGGTCATCAAGCTCGCCCCGCTGGGCACGCTCGGCCTGGTCGGCACGGCCATCTCCACGTACGGCTGGAACCTGCTGAGCAAGTACGCGACGTTCACCGCGGACATCTACGTGGGCTGCGCCATCGTGATGTTCGGCGTGTACCCGCTGCTGCTGGCCGGCGTCGCCAAGGTCAACCCGCTGCAGTTCTTCAAGGGCGCCTGGCCGGCCATCCAGCTGGCCTTCGTCTCCCGCTCCTCGGTCGGCACGATGCCGCTGACGCAGAAGGTCACCGAGCGGCTCGGCGTGCCCAAGGAGTACGCGTCCTTCGCGGTGCCGTTCGGCTCGACGACCAAGATGGACGGCTGCGCCTCGATCTACCCGGCCATCGCCGCGATCTTCGTCGCGCAGGTCTTCGACGTGCCGCTGGAGGTCAAGGACTACATCCTGATCGCCTTCGTCTCGGTGATCGGCTCTGCCGCGACCGCCGGCCTGACCGGCGCCACGGTGATGCTGACCCTGACGCTGTCGACGCTGGGGCTGCCGATGGCGGGCGTGGGCCTGCTGCTGGCGATCGACCCGATCGTGGACATGATGCGCACCGCCACGAACGTTGCAGGTCAGTCGGTCGTGCCGATCCTGGTGGCCTCCCGGGAGGGGATCCTGGACCGCGCGGCGTACGCGACGGCCGACGGTTCCCGTCTGGAGGACGGCGAGTCCCGCGTGGACGCGCAGCCCCAGCCCGTGGCCGCCTGA